The Acidimicrobiales bacterium sequence CGAGCCCGGCCTCATCAATCTCGATCTGTCCCGCCATCTGCACCCCCACGGGTGGCACTTCGCGCCCGACCCGTCGAGCCAGTCGGTCTGCACGCTGGGCGGCAACGTCGCCAACAATTCGGGCGGTCCGCACTGTCTGGCCTATGGCGTCACCGATGCCCACATCGTCGCGCTCGAGGTCGTCCTGCCGGACGGCGAGGCGGTCATGCTCGGCGGGCTCGACGCGGAGCCGGCCGGACTCGACCTGCGGGGTGCCTTCGTCGGGGGCGAGGGCACCCTCGGCATCACGACCCGGATCGCGGTGCGGCTGACGCGCAACCCGCCCGCCGTGCGCACCCTGCTGCTCTCGTTCTCCTCGGTTCGCGCCGCAGCCCAGACGGTCAGCGACATCATCGCTGCGGGGATCGTGCCGGCTGCCCTCGAGGTCATGGACCAGCGCATCACCGTGGCCGTCGAGAACTTCGTTTCTGCCGGCTACCCGACCGACGCCGCGGCCGTGCTACTCGCCGAGATCGAGGGCTTGGAGGCGGGCGTCGACATCGACGCAGCCCGTATCGACGAGATCGGCCGGGCGAACGGGGCCACCGACGTGCGGCGGGCCGGCTCCGATGCGGAGCGCGAGCTGCTCTGGAAGGGGCGGAAGACCGCCTTCGGCGCCATCGCCCAGCTCGCGCCCGACTACTACCTCCACGACACGGTCGTGCCCCGCTCCGCGCTGGCCGACGTGCTCGAAGAGGTCTACGAGATCGCGGACCGCCACGACGTCGTGGTCATGAACGTCTTCCACGCCGGTGACGGCAACCTCCATCCGCTCCTGCTGTTCGACGCCCGCGAGGAAGGCACGCTCGAGCGGGTCCACGCCGCGGGAGCCGAGATCCTGCGGGCCTCGTTGGCGGCGGGCGGGGTGCTGTCGGGTGAGCACGGCATCGGTGTCGAGAAGCAGCGGTTCATGGGCGAGCTGTTCAGCGACGCCGACCTCGAACACCAGAACCGGCTCCGGCGCGCCTTCGATCCCCTGTGTCGGGCCAACCCCGGCAAGGTGCTGCCCGAGGGGCATTCGTGCGCCGACATCCAGCAACTGCGCGCCGTCCCGACCGGGGTGTGGGGATGACCGCCTCCCTCGCCGTCACCGATCCGGTGCTCCATGACTTCGCCGAGGACGTCGGCGCGGCCGACCCGGTGGCGGTGGCCGGCGGACGCACCCGCTGGGCCGTCGGCGGCGCCCTCGCCGACGACGCCCGGATCCTCGCCGCGCCCACCGGCATCGTGGCCTACGCCGCCCCGGAGATGACGGTGCAGGTCCGGGCGGGGACGACGGTCGCCGAACTCGACGCCGCCCTCGCTTCCCACGGCCAGCGGACCGCGTTGCCGGACCGGGGTGGCACGGTCGGCGGGGCGATCGCCGTGGGCGAGAACGCCGTCGAGACGCTCGGGCGGGGTCGGCTGCGCGACGCCGTTCTCCAGGTCCGCTATGTCAGCGCCGAGGGAGAGCTCGTCACCGGGGGTGGGCCGGTCGTGAAGAACGTCACCGGCTACAACCTGCCGAAACTGATGACCGGCTCGCTCGGCACGCTCGGTCTGATCGCCGAGGTGATCCTGCGGACCAACCCGATCCCGGCCGCGCGACAGTGGCTCGTGGCGTCGGAGGTTGATCCGATGGCGGTCGCCGACGCGGTCCACGCGCCGGGCGCGGTCCTGTTCGACGGCACCTCCACCTGGGTGCTGCTCGAAGGCCATGCACCGGATCTCGCCGCGGAGACCGCCGCGCTGGGCTCGGTCGGTTCGTTCGCCGAGGCCGACGGCCCGCCGACGCTGCCGCCGCATCGCTGGTCGCTGACGCCGGCGGCGGCCGCGGCGTTCCCTGACGGTCGCTTCGTCGCGTCGATCGGCGTGGGCACCGTGTGGGCCGACACGCCGCAACCGGCCCGGCCGGCCGATACCGGAGCGGCGGCGATCGCCGCACGGATGAAGCACAACTTCGATCCGACCGGGCGCCTCAACCCCGGCCGGCAAGCAGGGGCGTGATGGATCTCCGACTCGACGCCGACGACCTGAACACCTGTGTGCAGTGCGGGCTCTGCCTGCCCCACTGTCCGACGTTTCGCGTCACCGGCGACGAGACCCGCTCACCGCGGGGCCGGATCCAGCTCATGCGCGAGGTGCAGGAGGGTGCACCCGTCACCCTCGAGGTGCGCGAGTCGTTCGACACCTGCGTGCAGTGCCGTGCGTGCGAGCCGGCCTGCCCGAGCAGCGTGCCCTACGGCCATCTGATGGAGCGGACGCGCGAGACGCTGACCGCCGAGGGTGAGGGCACGCCGTGGTGGCAGCGGCTGGCGTTCCGGCCCCTCGCGATGCCGCGGCTGCTGAGGGTCGGCAGCTCGCTGCTCGCGATCGCGGCGCGGGCCCGGCTCGTCCCGAAGCGCTTCGGGGTGCCCCGGGATCTGCCGGTGCGTCGGGCGCCCCACACCACCTCGGGGTCGGACGTCTACCTGTTCACCGGCTGCGTGATGGACGCGTGGCAGCGAGACGTCCACCAGGCCGGCCAGCGGGTGATCGAGGCTGCCGGCTTCGGGGTCACGCCGACGGGCGACGCGGCGCCGTGCTGTGGCGCGCTCCAGGCCCACGCGGGCATCACCGACCAGACCCGTGCGCTCGCCGAGCAGATGATGCGGGCGCTGAGCGACGACGACCGCCCGATCCTCGTCGACTCCGCCGGGTGCGGTGCCGCGATGAAGGACTACGGCCACCTGCTCGGCACGCCCGAGGCGGCGGCCTTCGCCGCCCGGGTGTTCGACATCCAGGAATGGCTCGCCCGCCACGTCGACCGTCTTCCGTCGGTGCCGCCGCTGGACGTGCGCGTCGCCGTGCAGGACCCGTGCCATCTCCGCCACGTGCAGCGGGTCCATGCGGCCACCCGCACCGTGCTCGCGCCGTTCGTACGGGACCTCGTCGAGCTCGACGACGACGGGCTGTGTTGCGGCGCCGGCGGCGCCTACTCGGTGCTCCAACCCGACCTCGCCGGTGACATCCGGGACCGCAAGGTCGCGGCGATCGACCGGGCGACGCCCGACGTCGTGGCCAGCGCGAACCCGGGCTGCTCGATGCACCTCGCGGCCGCCGGCGTGCCGACCGAACACCCGATGACCCTCGTCGCCCGGGCCCTCGCTCAGCCGTCGTAGGCGGTGAGCACGCGACGGATGTTGTCGCCGAGTTCGTCGGTCGCGTAGCCCCCCTCCATCACGAACACGGTCGGCGTGGCGAGGTCGCGTAAGCGGGCGCCGAGTCGGTCGAAGTCGTCGGCCGTGAGCCGGAAGCGGCTGATCGGGTCGCGGATGAAGGTATCCACCCCGAGCGACACCACGTTGGCGGTGACGCCGTGTCCGTCCAGCCAGCCGAGCGCGTGATCGAGCGCCGTGAACCATGTGTCGGCGTCGGTGTCGTGCGGGAGGGGCAGATTCTTCGTGAAGCCCTCGCCGGGGCCGTCGCCGGTCTCGTCGGCGTGACCGAGGAAGTACGGGAACTCGACCAGCGGATCGGCGTGGATCGAAGCGAAGGCCACGTCGTCGCGGCGCCAGAAGATGTCCTGGGTGCCGTTGCCGTGGTGGTAATCGACGTCGAGCACGCCGACCCGGTCGTGGCCGCCGTCGCGGAGCCGCTGAGCGGCGATCGCCGCGTTGTTGAGGTAGCAGTAGCCGCCGAACTGGTCGCGAGAGGCGTGGTGGCCCGGCGGGCGGCAGCGGGCGAAGGCCGCTGCGGCACCGTCGAGCACGAGGTCGGCGGCGGTCTGGGCTGTGGCCGCGCTCGCCTCCACCGCCGGCCAGGTACCGGCCGTGATCGAGCAGTCGGCGGCGAAGGAGTACCAACCGAGCTGCGCCTCGATGGCGTCGGGCCGCCCGCCGGCCATCCGCCGGACGGGCCAGGCGTATGCCATCGCCGACGTCGCGTCGTGTCCGGCGGCCTCCCACCTGGTCCATGCGTTCTCGAGGAACGCGACGTAGTCGGGCGCGTGGATGCGCTCGACGAGCGCCTGATCGAGTGCATGCGGCTCGATCGTCGGGAAGCCGGCTTCGTCCAGCGCGGCGTCGACGATGTCGGCCCGACCGGGGTGTTCCCAGGACGGGATCAGCTCGGTGTCGTCGAGCTCGAGGCAGTGGTGGGACCGGTGAGCATCGGAACGAACGACGGTGAATGGCACGGGGAATGCTGACCCTGTCTAGGCGATGGTGCTTGTCGTCGCGACGATGGAATCTCGTCGGTACTCGGTGATCTCGCCGCCGATCTCGACCTGCGCGGTGCGGGCATCGGGGTCCATGGACGATCGACCGACATGGATGGTGAACGTGCCGGGCTCGGTCGCGAGCCGCAGGTCGAGCCCGTGGAACGCGAGTCGGCTCGCGTCGACGGTGAACGTGACGGTGCGGGTTTCGGCGGCCGGGATCGAGACCCGGCGGAACCCGACCAGTTCGCGGATCGGCCGGGCCACCGAGGCGACGTCGTCGGTGATGGAGAGCTGCACGACCTCGTCGCCGTCGCGGTCGCCCGAGTTGGTGACATCGACCGCGACCGTGGTGGGCGAGGTGGTGGAGCCCGCATCGATGCGGAGCTCGCTGTAGTCGAAGGTCGTGTAGGACAGGCCGTGGCCGAACCAGAAGCGGGCCTGCACGTCGCTGTCGACATAGTTGGCGTAGAACTCCGCCCGATCCCCGCGCCGGCGGCTGTCCGGATGCAACGGGATCTGGCCGACGTTCTTGGGCATCGTGACCGGCAGTCGTCCCGCAGGGTTGACCGCACCGGTGAGCACGTCGGCGATCGCCGCGCCGCCCTCCTCGCCCGGGAGAATCGACCAGAGCGCGGCATTGGTGTTCTCGACCTCGGCATCGAGGGTGTGGACCCGTCCGCTCACGACCACCACGACGGTCGGCGTGCCGGTGGCGGCGACGGCGGCCACGAGCTCGGACTGCACGCCGGGAAGATCGAGGCTCGTGGCGTCGCGGGCCTCGCCGACCGTCGCGTCGGGGATCAGACCCGAGCGGGCACCGACGAACACGATCGCGACCTCGGCCGCCTCGGCGGCCGCGACGGCGTCGTCGAAGCCGGACCGGTCGTCGCCCGTGTCGGCGCCGCCCGGGGCGAAGGTGATCTCGGTCGTCGGCAGCGCCTCGCGCAGCCCGGCGAGTGGTGTCACGTGGGGTGTGTAGTACGGGCCGGGCTCGAAGGCGCCCCCCGATTCCGGCAGCTGATCGACGTGCTCGTCGACGCCGGCCCGCTTGAAGATGATCTCGAGATGGGCCGGGTAGTGGTAGTCGCCCTGGAGGAGACGGGGGTCATCTGCGTGGGGGCCGATGACGGCCAGCGAGGATGGCGACTGGAGCGGCAGCACGCCGTCGTTGGTCAGCAGCACGACGCTCTCGGCGGCGGCGGTGCGGGCCAGCGCCCGCTGGTCGGGCGTGTCGAAGACGGCCAGTGCGGCGTCGGCATCCACGTAGGGGTTCTCGAACAGCCCGAGTTGGATCTTCTGGGCGAGGACCCTCTCGCAGGACACGTCCACGAGGGCCTCGTCGATCTGCCCGGCAGCGATCGCGTCGGGGATGAACTGGTAGCAGTCCAGCGACGGCAACTCGATGTCGAGTCCGGCCCGCAGCGACTGCACGCCGGACTCCTGCGGACCGGTCGACGTGTGATGGGCCTGATGCAGCTGCATGACGGCGAAGTAGTCGGCCACGACCGTGCCGTCGAAGCCGAGCTCACCGCGAAGGAGGTCGGTCAGGACAGCACGGCTCGCCGCGACGGGTTCGCCGTCGATGGACGAGTAGCTGTTCATGATCGACGCGAGACCTGCCTCGCGGATCGCGGCGGCGAACGGCTCGGCGTAGACCTCGCGGAGTTCGCGGTAGCCGAGCTGGACCGGTGCCTGGTTGCGACCCCCCTGCGACAGCGCGTAGCCGAGGAAGTGCTTGCCCGTGCAGACGACGCCGTTGGTGAGATCGTCGGTC is a genomic window containing:
- a CDS encoding FAD-linked oxidase C-terminal domain-containing protein, with amino-acid sequence MRLLDRLTRRGAAVVDPLVADLRAALAPERVRMDGAERALMAKDASVFGGGVAGPTCFPTSTAEVQAIMRVAARHDSPIVPRGAGTGLAGGAIPLGAPVVVSLQKMNRILEIDEANRIAWVEPGLINLDLSRHLHPHGWHFAPDPSSQSVCTLGGNVANNSGGPHCLAYGVTDAHIVALEVVLPDGEAVMLGGLDAEPAGLDLRGAFVGGEGTLGITTRIAVRLTRNPPAVRTLLLSFSSVRAAAQTVSDIIAAGIVPAALEVMDQRITVAVENFVSAGYPTDAAAVLLAEIEGLEAGVDIDAARIDEIGRANGATDVRRAGSDAERELLWKGRKTAFGAIAQLAPDYYLHDTVVPRSALADVLEEVYEIADRHDVVVMNVFHAGDGNLHPLLLFDAREEGTLERVHAAGAEILRASLAAGGVLSGEHGIGVEKQRFMGELFSDADLEHQNRLRRAFDPLCRANPGKVLPEGHSCADIQQLRAVPTGVWG
- a CDS encoding FAD-binding protein, with translation MTASLAVTDPVLHDFAEDVGAADPVAVAGGRTRWAVGGALADDARILAAPTGIVAYAAPEMTVQVRAGTTVAELDAALASHGQRTALPDRGGTVGGAIAVGENAVETLGRGRLRDAVLQVRYVSAEGELVTGGGPVVKNVTGYNLPKLMTGSLGTLGLIAEVILRTNPIPAARQWLVASEVDPMAVADAVHAPGAVLFDGTSTWVLLEGHAPDLAAETAALGSVGSFAEADGPPTLPPHRWSLTPAAAAAFPDGRFVASIGVGTVWADTPQPARPADTGAAAIAARMKHNFDPTGRLNPGRQAGA
- a CDS encoding heterodisulfide reductase-related iron-sulfur binding cluster, with product MDLRLDADDLNTCVQCGLCLPHCPTFRVTGDETRSPRGRIQLMREVQEGAPVTLEVRESFDTCVQCRACEPACPSSVPYGHLMERTRETLTAEGEGTPWWQRLAFRPLAMPRLLRVGSSLLAIAARARLVPKRFGVPRDLPVRRAPHTTSGSDVYLFTGCVMDAWQRDVHQAGQRVIEAAGFGVTPTGDAAPCCGALQAHAGITDQTRALAEQMMRALSDDDRPILVDSAGCGAAMKDYGHLLGTPEAAAFAARVFDIQEWLARHVDRLPSVPPLDVRVAVQDPCHLRHVQRVHAATRTVLAPFVRDLVELDDDGLCCGAGGAYSVLQPDLAGDIRDRKVAAIDRATPDVVASANPGCSMHLAAAGVPTEHPMTLVARALAQPS
- a CDS encoding histone deacetylase family protein, whose protein sequence is MPFTVVRSDAHRSHHCLELDDTELIPSWEHPGRADIVDAALDEAGFPTIEPHALDQALVERIHAPDYVAFLENAWTRWEAAGHDATSAMAYAWPVRRMAGGRPDAIEAQLGWYSFAADCSITAGTWPAVEASAATAQTAADLVLDGAAAAFARCRPPGHHASRDQFGGYCYLNNAAIAAQRLRDGGHDRVGVLDVDYHHGNGTQDIFWRRDDVAFASIHADPLVEFPYFLGHADETGDGPGEGFTKNLPLPHDTDADTWFTALDHALGWLDGHGVTANVVSLGVDTFIRDPISRFRLTADDFDRLGARLRDLATPTVFVMEGGYATDELGDNIRRVLTAYDG
- a CDS encoding glycoside hydrolase family 3 N-terminal domain-containing protein, encoding MTDLYQDATAGIGERVSDLLGRMTLDEKVAQLGSIWLTALVKEETLDEDAVAEALKNGIGHVTRIGASTGLLANQSAKLGNDIQRVLVERTRLGIPTVIHEEGCGGFLSRGATVFPQGLGLAATWNPELMRQVADVIRVQMLAVGARHNLSPVLDVARDPRWGRVEETYGESPELCARMGVAYVAGMRTDDLTNGVVCTGKHFLGYALSQGGRNQAPVQLGYRELREVYAEPFAAAIREAGLASIMNSYSSIDGEPVAASRAVLTDLLRGELGFDGTVVADYFAVMQLHQAHHTSTGPQESGVQSLRAGLDIELPSLDCYQFIPDAIAAGQIDEALVDVSCERVLAQKIQLGLFENPYVDADAALAVFDTPDQRALARTAAAESVVLLTNDGVLPLQSPSSLAVIGPHADDPRLLQGDYHYPAHLEIIFKRAGVDEHVDQLPESGGAFEPGPYYTPHVTPLAGLREALPTTEITFAPGGADTGDDRSGFDDAVAAAEAAEVAIVFVGARSGLIPDATVGEARDATSLDLPGVQSELVAAVAATGTPTVVVVVSGRVHTLDAEVENTNAALWSILPGEEGGAAIADVLTGAVNPAGRLPVTMPKNVGQIPLHPDSRRRGDRAEFYANYVDSDVQARFWFGHGLSYTTFDYSELRIDAGSTTSPTTVAVDVTNSGDRDGDEVVQLSITDDVASVARPIRELVGFRRVSIPAAETRTVTFTVDASRLAFHGLDLRLATEPGTFTIHVGRSSMDPDARTAQVEIGGEITEYRRDSIVATTSTIA